One Aegilops tauschii subsp. strangulata cultivar AL8/78 chromosome 7, Aet v6.0, whole genome shotgun sequence genomic window carries:
- the LOC109768630 gene encoding F-box protein PP2-B10-like, producing MVFKLADETYGLDSPADASVSVGGTDIARKVCIQPNPQRCYAEDVVLPRERADGWMELELGEFVYEGEEDGDVSFSLVEMKRLDGKNGLFMQGIEIRRKNQIHLF from the coding sequence ATGGTGTTCAAGTTGGCAGATGAGACCTACGGGCTGGACTCGCCAGCCGATGCATCTGTGAGCGTTGGAGGCACAGATATTGCGCGCAAGGTCTGCATCCAACCTAACCCGCAAAGATGCTATGCAGAGGACGTAGTGCTCCCTCGTGAAAGGGCTGATGGTTGGATGGAGCTGGAACTAGGTGAGTTTGTCTACGAGGGGGAAGAAGATGGCGACGTGTCCTTCAGCCTAGTGGAGATGAAACGTTTGGATGGGAAGAACGGTCTCTTCATGCAGGGCATCGAGATAAGGCGTAAGAATCAAATCCATCTATTCTAA